In one window of Spartinivicinus poritis DNA:
- a CDS encoding RHS repeat domain-containing protein produces MQFKQTLLAGALSLFISPLALSGASSTTSYQYDNQGNVTQIDGPRTDVQDITQFSYNDKGQLTEVVNALGHSTQLSNHNAFGNPQQITDANGTVTNLSYDQLGQLTQSTIKSASGDVTTRFEYDAIGQVTAVYLPNGSELHYEYDGAKRLTAIQNGLGERIEYQHDNAGNITKQVVKSSTGAVVSQFSQAYDEMSRLLKTVGANGQTSRFEYDKNSNTTGATNPRNYKSGNAYDALNRLVTSTDALNQSTQFKYDSQDNLTQVTDPRGVTTTYVYNGLGQLVKEVSPSGGTTHYLHDAAGNLTEKTDGRGRITRYRYDALNRLTLRIYPSTPTLNVTYLYDDTSDGSKGIGRLTGIQDQSGLIAYHYDDRGNVTKTMRSVSLNDKDQFFGVAYGYNLANQLTRIQYPSGLTISYQRNSNGQVNQVTGQFKGSDQVINLANTIGYVPFGPVQQLTWGNGKTLNRQYDQDLQLIQQTVQGIQELNYQYDPNGNITGIDNLLAQQNNSSYDYDALDRLIEEQAQANYGRKTYEYDPVGNRTKRTTEKAGKTETQQLIYASNSNQVVRRDEGPFTYDGMGNMTRNGQGLSFKYDGKGRLKAVIKGGTTQAKYRYNAIGERLVKELGSQTVIYSYDQNGQLLEEAYYNASNKPFYTRNYAWLGTQPITMLEQWLNDKGQSTKQQVAYIHSDHLNTPKVATNKAGQAVWQWQSDAFGVGLANEDVDGDGQKVVIALRFPGQVYDVESGLHYNYFRDYDPNLGRYIQSDPIGLAGGLNTYAYVESNPLNYIDRFGLESATADSTWWSEGGGSRIKPWGYAKIIPLLRNPLTLGVICLAWSDPIGDRSAELYPNGIPLTPVTTPPMYDEDGTVQEEYDSLDAAVGSVNPLDEVEYEGKTKDPGLREQGFTEKWSGVDSDGEIQTAFKNPKTGKWTGGHRSSQNDKYW; encoded by the coding sequence ATGCAGTTTAAACAGACTTTATTAGCCGGGGCATTATCGTTATTTATTTCCCCGTTAGCACTATCAGGTGCAAGCAGTACCACCAGTTACCAATACGACAACCAAGGCAATGTCACCCAAATTGATGGCCCGCGTACCGATGTTCAAGACATTACCCAATTTAGCTACAACGACAAAGGGCAGTTAACCGAAGTTGTTAATGCACTGGGGCATTCCACACAATTATCCAACCACAATGCCTTTGGTAATCCCCAACAAATTACCGATGCGAATGGTACGGTGACTAACCTGTCGTATGATCAGCTAGGTCAATTAACTCAATCCACTATTAAAAGTGCATCTGGTGATGTCACTACGCGCTTTGAATACGATGCCATTGGCCAAGTGACGGCGGTTTATTTACCCAATGGTAGTGAATTGCATTATGAATATGATGGAGCGAAACGTTTAACGGCTATTCAAAATGGCTTAGGCGAACGCATTGAGTATCAGCACGATAATGCGGGGAATATTACCAAGCAGGTCGTTAAATCTTCGACCGGTGCAGTAGTGAGTCAGTTTAGCCAGGCTTATGATGAAATGAGCCGACTATTAAAAACCGTGGGCGCTAATGGTCAAACCAGCCGGTTTGAATACGATAAAAACAGTAATACAACAGGTGCTACTAACCCCCGTAATTATAAAAGCGGTAATGCATATGATGCGTTAAATCGGTTAGTCACTAGCACTGATGCTTTAAACCAAAGCACGCAATTTAAATATGATTCGCAAGATAATTTAACCCAAGTCACTGATCCGCGAGGGGTAACTACGACCTATGTTTATAATGGTTTAGGCCAACTAGTTAAGGAAGTTAGCCCAAGCGGTGGTACAACACATTATTTACATGATGCGGCGGGTAATTTAACGGAAAAAACCGATGGCCGAGGCCGTATTACTCGTTATCGCTATGATGCATTGAACCGGCTAACCCTGCGTATTTATCCATCTACACCCACATTAAATGTCACTTATCTTTATGATGACACCAGCGATGGCAGCAAGGGCATTGGCCGCTTAACTGGCATTCAGGATCAGTCAGGCTTAATTGCTTACCATTACGATGACCGTGGCAATGTCACCAAAACCATGCGCTCGGTTAGCTTGAATGATAAGGATCAATTTTTTGGTGTGGCCTATGGCTACAACTTGGCTAACCAGTTGACTCGTATTCAATACCCCTCTGGTTTAACCATCAGCTACCAGCGCAACAGCAATGGTCAGGTTAACCAAGTCACAGGTCAATTTAAGGGGAGTGATCAGGTCATTAATTTAGCCAACACTATTGGCTATGTGCCGTTTGGCCCTGTACAACAACTGACGTGGGGTAATGGTAAAACTTTAAACCGCCAATATGATCAGGACTTACAGTTAATTCAGCAAACGGTACAAGGGATTCAAGAGCTGAATTACCAGTATGACCCTAACGGAAACATTACCGGTATTGATAACTTATTAGCCCAGCAAAACAACAGCTCATATGATTATGATGCGTTAGACCGCTTAATCGAAGAGCAAGCCCAAGCCAACTACGGTCGTAAAACCTATGAATATGACCCTGTAGGCAACCGCACCAAGCGTACAACCGAAAAAGCCGGTAAAACTGAAACCCAACAATTAATTTATGCTAGCAACAGTAACCAAGTAGTCCGTCGTGATGAAGGGCCTTTTACCTATGATGGTATGGGTAATATGACGCGCAATGGGCAAGGACTTAGCTTTAAATATGATGGCAAAGGGCGTTTAAAAGCGGTTATTAAAGGTGGTACTACCCAAGCCAAATACCGTTATAACGCGATTGGCGAGCGGCTTGTTAAAGAGCTTGGTAGCCAAACCGTTATTTACAGCTACGACCAAAATGGGCAACTGTTAGAAGAAGCTTATTACAACGCTAGCAACAAGCCATTCTACACCCGTAACTATGCGTGGTTAGGTACTCAACCGATAACCATGTTAGAGCAATGGCTAAACGACAAAGGCCAAAGCACTAAACAGCAAGTTGCGTATATCCACAGTGATCATCTTAACACTCCGAAGGTTGCTACCAATAAAGCAGGCCAGGCTGTTTGGCAATGGCAATCAGATGCGTTTGGAGTTGGCTTAGCGAATGAAGATGTGGATGGTGATGGCCAGAAGGTGGTTATTGCACTGCGCTTTCCTGGGCAAGTTTATGATGTTGAGTCAGGTTTGCACTACAACTACTTTAGGGATTATGACCCTAACTTAGGGCGGTATATTCAGAGTGATCCGATTGGGTTAGCTGGTGGGTTGAATACTTATGCTTATGTAGAAAGTAACCCTTTAAATTATATAGATCGATTTGGCCTGGAGTCTGCCACAGCGGATTCAACTTGGTGGAGTGAAGGTGGTGGTAGTAGAATTAAGCCTTGGGGCTACGCAAAAATAATTCCATTATTGAGGAACCCTCTTACTCTAGGGGTTATATGTTTAGCGTGGTCTGATCCTATTGGAGATAGGAGCGCGGAACTGTATCCTAATGGAATACCACTGACTCCTGTGACTACTCCACCAATGTATGATGAGGATGGTACTGTTCAGGAGGAGTATGATTCATTAGATGCTGCTGTTGGTAGTGTAAATCCATTAGATGAAGTGGAGTATGAAGGGAAAACAAAAGACCCTGGCCTGAGAGAGCAAGGCTTTACAGAAAAGTGGTCTGGTGTAGACTCTGATGGAGAGATTCAAACTGCATTTAAGAATCCCAAGACTGGAAAATGGACTGGAGGACATCGTTCATCACAAAATGATAAGTATTGGTAG
- a CDS encoding protein-tyrosine phosphatase family protein, with translation MIPQVFEVTAIGKGAIFVMPKPSSMWLSDDINYLFGLGITKVVSLLEVHEAFELGLEKEEQELQKHGIEYLNFPIQDRGLPKLAPFTELVESLYKDICDGHNLAIHCRVGIGRTGTLASCILIKDKYDAQTAIDMVSAARGVGIPDTQEQYDLICNYEKGYFT, from the coding sequence ATGATTCCACAAGTATTTGAAGTAACGGCAATAGGCAAGGGGGCTATATTTGTCATGCCAAAGCCATCATCAATGTGGCTGAGCGATGACATCAATTATTTGTTCGGGCTTGGCATTACCAAGGTTGTGTCGTTGTTAGAAGTTCATGAAGCGTTTGAGCTTGGATTGGAAAAGGAAGAGCAAGAGCTGCAAAAACATGGCATTGAATACCTAAACTTTCCCATTCAAGATAGAGGGCTACCAAAGCTGGCTCCATTTACAGAATTAGTGGAATCCTTATATAAAGATATCTGTGATGGTCATAATTTAGCGATTCATTGCCGGGTAGGTATAGGTAGAACCGGTACTTTGGCTAGCTGTATTTTGATTAAAGATAAATATGATGCCCAAACAGCTATTGATATGGTCTCAGCTGCTCGAGGTGTTGGTATACCAGATACTCAAGAGCAATATGATTTAATATGTAATTATGAGAAGGGGTATTTTACCTAA
- a CDS encoding beta-ketoacyl synthase, producing MSRLPVIVGMGGINSAGRTSLHHGYKRLVIDQLAQAEADSTWRSLAQLMGINYGADQQDYIKQHTLIRQIESGYFDTEQLPYHQAEQFQAGASVVLAKRKLPVDIPSHWQLEEFDARHVKVTFTDNQAWLLPASRQAAVRAAGQLPSGFQPDQLYQSRNHPRGLQLTVYGASDALGSMGVDWQQVMQQVKPDQVAVYAGSGMSQLDYNGNGGMLKAQLLGKRVTSKQCPLGMAEMPADFINAYLLGSVGNTGTSMGACATFLYNLKNGIDDIRSGRCRVAIVGNAEAPLLPEVFDGYGTMGALATDNELRALDQLAADQPLNYQRACRPFGENCGFTLAESAQFVVLFDDELALELGANVLGAVGDVFVNADGFKKSISGPGVGNYLTMAKAMASARAVLGEEALRLRSFVQAHGTGTPQNRVTESHILDKAAEVFGLTDWPITAVKAFVGHSIGAAAGDQLASTLGVWQYGVLPGITTIDKPAADVYQTHLKINTQHQTVDKTALDIALLNAKGFGGNNATAFIIAPHITQQMLQKKHGKSVYQHYLKSNEQVQANVEAYDQRCIANQQQPIYQFGEGVIEGENIQFEPQAIRLPGFEHEVSLDLENPYPDMV from the coding sequence TTGTCTAGACTTCCTGTTATTGTTGGTATGGGTGGTATTAACTCCGCTGGCCGTACCTCGTTACATCATGGTTACAAACGTTTAGTGATTGATCAGCTTGCTCAAGCAGAGGCTGATAGTACCTGGCGAAGCCTGGCCCAGCTGATGGGGATTAATTATGGGGCTGATCAGCAGGACTACATCAAGCAGCACACCTTAATCCGCCAAATAGAGTCTGGTTATTTTGATACAGAACAACTGCCGTATCATCAAGCTGAGCAATTTCAAGCAGGGGCTAGTGTCGTATTGGCAAAACGTAAGCTACCTGTCGATATACCCTCCCACTGGCAGCTAGAAGAGTTTGACGCACGCCATGTAAAAGTCACGTTTACGGATAACCAAGCCTGGTTATTGCCTGCTAGCCGGCAAGCGGCTGTCCGTGCAGCTGGGCAATTACCCAGTGGGTTTCAGCCTGATCAGCTTTATCAATCTCGTAACCATCCGCGGGGCTTACAGTTAACGGTCTATGGGGCTTCTGATGCATTAGGCTCAATGGGTGTTGATTGGCAACAGGTTATGCAACAGGTGAAGCCTGATCAAGTTGCTGTATATGCTGGTAGTGGGATGAGTCAGCTCGATTACAACGGCAATGGGGGCATGTTAAAAGCCCAGTTGTTGGGCAAGCGGGTAACATCTAAGCAATGTCCTTTAGGCATGGCGGAAATGCCAGCGGATTTTATCAATGCTTACTTGCTGGGGAGTGTCGGTAATACCGGTACCAGCATGGGTGCTTGTGCCACTTTCTTATATAACCTGAAAAATGGTATCGACGACATTCGTAGTGGTCGCTGTCGAGTCGCCATTGTCGGTAATGCGGAGGCCCCTTTATTACCTGAAGTATTTGATGGCTATGGCACAATGGGTGCTTTGGCAACAGACAACGAGTTGCGGGCATTAGATCAACTGGCAGCAGATCAGCCTCTGAATTATCAGCGTGCCTGTCGCCCATTTGGTGAAAACTGTGGTTTTACCCTTGCTGAATCAGCTCAATTTGTCGTGCTATTCGATGATGAGTTGGCGTTAGAGCTAGGGGCCAATGTACTGGGTGCTGTAGGTGATGTCTTTGTTAATGCTGATGGCTTTAAAAAATCTATTTCTGGCCCTGGCGTGGGTAATTATTTAACCATGGCTAAAGCCATGGCCTCTGCCCGTGCGGTGTTAGGTGAAGAAGCGCTGCGGTTAAGAAGTTTTGTTCAGGCCCATGGCACCGGTACCCCGCAGAACCGAGTAACAGAGTCGCATATTTTGGATAAAGCCGCTGAAGTCTTTGGTCTTACTGATTGGCCAATTACTGCTGTAAAAGCTTTTGTTGGGCACTCTATTGGCGCAGCCGCTGGGGACCAGTTAGCAAGCACCTTGGGTGTTTGGCAGTATGGTGTATTGCCAGGTATTACCACGATTGATAAGCCAGCAGCTGATGTATATCAAACCCATTTAAAAATAAATACCCAGCATCAAACCGTGGATAAAACTGCACTGGATATTGCATTGCTGAATGCGAAAGGGTTTGGCGGAAATAATGCAACAGCATTTATTATCGCACCACACATCACTCAGCAAATGCTACAGAAAAAGCACGGTAAATCAGTCTATCAGCATTATTTAAAATCTAATGAGCAAGTGCAAGCCAATGTTGAAGCATACGACCAACGTTGTATTGCTAATCAACAACAACCTATTTACCAGTTTGGTGAAGGGGTGATTGAAGGTGAAAATATTCAGTTTGAACCCCAAGCAATCCGCCTGCCAGGGTTTGAGCACGAAGTTTCCCTGGATTTAGAGAACCCTTATCCCGATATGGTGTAA
- a CDS encoding GlxA family transcriptional regulator — MNTRITLIAIEHMLGTSLTLPMEMLNAANATFQAYHKTRHHPLEIIVGSWDGQPVAITGGLSITPHCSLKDIETTDLIIIPGLWRNPHTTIHNHQPLIKWLQQQYQRQATICAAGTGVALIAEAGLLDNQPATTHWYYFDAFSRRYPKIELCRHHLITHSERIYCAGSVNSIADLTVHLISKLLGEKIATRVEQQFSREIRRPYETSFYSFEDTRNHQDEAIIEAQQWISSNHSQPIDWQQLAEQLQMSLRTFNRRFKAATHQTPSSYLQKIRIQAAKELLNHTNLTIAEISDAVGFNDESYFARTFKKHTLASPSDYRHQVRGKLFSLA; from the coding sequence ATGAACACGCGAATTACTCTGATTGCCATTGAGCATATGCTAGGCACCAGCCTAACCTTGCCAATGGAAATGTTGAATGCGGCCAATGCAACTTTTCAGGCTTATCATAAAACCCGCCACCACCCCTTGGAAATCATTGTGGGTAGTTGGGATGGCCAACCAGTCGCTATTACGGGTGGGTTAAGTATTACTCCCCACTGTTCACTGAAAGATATTGAAACAACCGATTTAATTATCATCCCTGGCTTATGGCGCAACCCACATACAACTATCCACAATCACCAACCATTGATTAAGTGGCTGCAACAGCAGTATCAACGACAAGCCACGATCTGTGCAGCTGGTACAGGGGTAGCCTTAATAGCAGAGGCAGGTTTACTAGATAATCAGCCAGCCACCACTCACTGGTATTATTTTGATGCATTCAGTCGCCGCTATCCCAAAATTGAGTTATGTCGCCACCACTTAATCACCCATAGTGAGCGCATTTATTGCGCAGGCAGTGTCAACTCTATTGCCGATTTAACTGTGCACTTAATCAGCAAGCTATTAGGTGAAAAAATTGCTACTCGGGTAGAACAGCAATTTTCTCGGGAAATACGCCGTCCTTATGAAACCTCTTTCTATTCATTTGAAGATACGCGAAACCATCAGGATGAAGCAATCATTGAAGCCCAACAGTGGATTTCCTCCAACCACAGCCAACCGATTGACTGGCAACAGTTGGCAGAACAGTTACAAATGAGTTTGCGAACGTTTAACCGTCGCTTTAAAGCAGCCACCCATCAAACACCCTCTAGTTATTTGCAAAAAATCAGAATTCAAGCAGCCAAGGAGTTACTGAACCATACCAACCTGACCATTGCAGAAATTTCCGATGCAGTAGGGTTTAATGACGAAAGTTATTTTGCCCGTACTTTTAAAAAACATACCTTGGCAAGCCCAAGTGATTACCGGCACCAGGTACGAGGGAAATTATTTTCGCTTGCTTAG
- the yidD gene encoding membrane protein insertion efficiency factor YidD: MKKLFMLLIRAYQLAISPLLGRNCRFYPSCSSYALEAIEQYGAIKGCWLAVRRLLRCHPWHPGGYDPVPGTVDCCEQAETDNNQSQAATNNIHSKS; this comes from the coding sequence ATGAAAAAGCTGTTCATGTTACTTATCAGAGCCTACCAGCTCGCAATTAGCCCGCTATTAGGCAGAAACTGTCGGTTTTATCCCAGCTGCTCTAGCTATGCTCTTGAGGCTATAGAACAATACGGTGCAATTAAAGGTTGTTGGTTAGCTGTCAGACGGTTATTGCGTTGTCATCCTTGGCATCCGGGTGGCTATGATCCTGTGCCAGGAACGGTTGATTGCTGTGAACAAGCTGAAACTGATAATAATCAATCTCAAGCGGCGACGAATAATATACACTCCAAAAGCTGA
- a CDS encoding ClpX C4-type zinc finger protein: MVRFEVYITDKLYSEADVAFGDQLETAVFKLVGDEGIGMVMTAFLPTSYEPKKYLHWAYEYLEVGDEVRIKLAKTDSAETTQITDHTEPENEEAESTLFCSLCGKGNLEVLKIICGEKGNICDECIELCYSMIENEKNE, encoded by the coding sequence ATGGTTAGATTTGAGGTTTATATAACTGATAAGCTTTATTCCGAAGCTGATGTGGCATTTGGTGATCAGCTAGAAACAGCTGTCTTCAAATTAGTCGGCGATGAAGGTATTGGCATGGTAATGACTGCTTTTTTACCTACCTCGTATGAGCCAAAAAAATACCTACACTGGGCTTATGAATATTTAGAGGTTGGTGATGAAGTAAGGATTAAGCTAGCCAAAACTGATTCAGCGGAAACAACCCAGATAACCGATCATACTGAACCTGAAAATGAAGAAGCTGAAAGTACTCTTTTTTGTTCACTTTGTGGTAAAGGCAATTTGGAAGTATTAAAAATTATCTGTGGTGAAAAAGGTAATATCTGTGATGAGTGTATAGAGCTTTGCTACAGTATGATTGAGAATGAAAAAAATGAATAA
- a CDS encoding DUF805 domain-containing protein: MVQDNIYQSPGSDLNKEGQDEIYGELNVLNAKGRIGRVRLLAWGITVGLLFVGLTAIANVLFTAIGGIGTFIGGGLTIIFYVALLYFYVIYTIQRCHDINISGWFSILFIVIPIVYLALYFIPGTQGSNKYGNQPPPNSRKVIVIALAFPIIIGILAAISIPAYKSYVERAQQQQL, from the coding sequence ATGGTGCAAGACAATATCTACCAAAGCCCTGGTAGTGACTTAAATAAAGAAGGACAAGACGAGATTTATGGTGAACTGAACGTACTAAATGCAAAAGGCAGAATTGGGCGAGTTCGGTTACTTGCATGGGGCATTACGGTAGGCTTGTTATTTGTGGGGCTAACAGCAATAGCTAACGTGTTGTTCACTGCTATTGGAGGTATTGGAACATTTATTGGTGGTGGCTTAACTATTATTTTCTATGTTGCTTTGCTTTACTTTTATGTTATTTATACTATCCAGCGTTGCCATGATATTAACATATCGGGTTGGTTTTCAATTTTGTTTATAGTTATTCCGATTGTATATCTTGCTTTATATTTTATTCCAGGTACTCAAGGCTCAAATAAATATGGCAACCAGCCACCACCAAATTCTCGCAAGGTTATAGTGATTGCACTTGCTTTCCCTATTATTATTGGAATATTAGCGGCGATTTCAATTCCGGCTTATAAAAGTTATGTGGAAAGGGCGCAGCAACAACAATTATGA
- a CDS encoding M20/M25/M40 family metallo-hydrolase, giving the protein MIKLRTVVLASSVIATCFAQITLAQESNIEHKWITLGKDAALKIEQLVPGLLSERKVIKQPVISNEVSDNDSISPDKQKTIVVRSINSKRIELLSVYMHRLFNRCGGFMVHSSYQSAQKFLNQTHHYLTRAKHRAASDIAEAVYSINQRQLVAQLLPQITESKIRRTIAKLSAYQNRYYLSETGVHAAKFIKRQWAHLARNRDDVQVNLFNHDSYPQSSVIMTIPGKTKPDEIIVVGGHLDSINGGDPRLTALAPGADDNASGIATITEIIRVLLKNDFYPERTIQFMGYAAEEIGLLGSSDIAAQYREANKKIVGVVQFDMTNYQGSANDIVLMEDYTDPTQNQFLARLARTYLPEMQIGYSKCGYGCSDHASWTANGYPASFPFEATMDKLNQKIHSTEDTIDQSGGHALHALKFAKLGIAYVVEVAIPFSNDF; this is encoded by the coding sequence ATGATTAAGTTAAGGACGGTAGTACTTGCGTCAAGTGTGATTGCAACTTGTTTTGCTCAAATCACTCTGGCACAAGAGAGTAACATAGAGCATAAATGGATCACATTAGGTAAAGATGCGGCACTCAAAATAGAGCAATTAGTACCAGGGTTATTGTCTGAAAGAAAAGTTATCAAGCAGCCAGTTATCAGTAATGAAGTAAGTGATAACGATAGTATATCGCCTGATAAACAAAAAACAATAGTCGTCAGATCAATCAACAGCAAGCGTATTGAACTGTTATCAGTTTATATGCACCGACTATTTAACCGCTGTGGTGGGTTTATGGTACATTCAAGTTATCAGTCAGCTCAGAAATTTTTAAACCAAACCCATCATTATTTAACTCGAGCAAAACATCGTGCAGCCAGTGATATTGCTGAGGCTGTTTACTCAATTAATCAACGGCAGTTAGTAGCTCAACTATTGCCACAAATAACGGAGTCGAAAATCAGGCGTACGATTGCTAAGCTGTCAGCCTACCAAAACCGTTACTATTTAAGTGAAACCGGAGTACATGCCGCTAAGTTTATCAAGCGACAGTGGGCGCATTTAGCGCGAAACCGAGATGATGTACAGGTTAACTTGTTTAACCATGACTCGTACCCTCAGTCATCGGTGATTATGACGATACCAGGTAAGACCAAGCCTGATGAAATTATAGTAGTCGGTGGCCACTTAGATTCAATTAATGGTGGAGATCCTCGACTCACCGCATTAGCCCCAGGTGCTGATGATAATGCTTCTGGCATTGCTACTATTACTGAAATTATTCGAGTGTTATTAAAAAATGACTTTTATCCTGAGCGTACTATCCAGTTTATGGGGTATGCAGCCGAGGAAATTGGCTTATTAGGTTCTTCAGACATTGCTGCACAATACCGAGAGGCGAATAAAAAGATTGTAGGTGTAGTACAGTTTGATATGACTAACTACCAAGGAAGTGCCAATGATATTGTGCTAATGGAAGATTATACCGACCCAACACAAAATCAGTTTTTAGCCCGCTTAGCCAGAACTTATTTACCTGAAATGCAAATTGGTTATTCCAAGTGTGGTTATGGCTGTTCAGATCATGCCTCTTGGACAGCCAATGGTTATCCTGCTTCTTTCCCTTTTGAAGCGACTATGGATAAGTTGAATCAGAAAATACATTCAACAGAAGACACCATAGATCAATCGGGTGGTCATGCATTACATGCGCTTAAATTTGCCAAACTAGGCATCGCTTATGTAGTGGAAGTTGCTATACCCTTCTCGAATGATTTTTAG
- a CDS encoding amidohydrolase, with translation MPKTLLLIATLFWAYSSQAEELLIYNLNGYLLEKDQWQSFKAIHINAGRIKNIYKASAAIPSSFQGKRLDGQGKTMLPGLIDAHGHIKGYALAKLQIHLRNSASAADSVKRVVAYRDRHPKLKWLQGRGWNQVLWPGKQFPTAAMLDKQIKDRPVWLRRVDGHAGWANSKAMQIAGISRTTPDPEGGQIIRDSKGNPTGTFIDNAMELISQHIPEISLQEELTLLPKALSRLAELGLTSVHDAGINSQTVAAYKTLANQAQLPIRVYAMLSGSDKNFSQLLKAGPFVTANDYLTIRSVKLFFDGALGSRGAALHDSYSDKHNHKGLLLYPPKQLLQLAKQAQSQGFQVNIHAIGDRGNSEALNIFQQLNQLASKQVFRHRIEHSQVIQLNDIPRFAQLNIIPSMQPIHATSDKNMAEDRLGPQRIKGAYAWRKLINHNARIAGGSDFPVEPANPFYGVHAAVTRQDHNNHPQKGWYPEEKLTVAEALKLFTYNAAYAAHQENKLGNLRPGHWADFVLLDQDPFTVDKQSLWRIQVTATWVAGKPVYQQPTTQLAKQ, from the coding sequence ATGCCTAAAACACTTCTGCTTATTGCCACCCTTTTCTGGGCTTATTCCTCTCAAGCTGAGGAATTACTTATTTACAACCTTAATGGCTATTTATTGGAAAAAGACCAATGGCAATCCTTCAAAGCCATTCACATTAACGCTGGCAGAATCAAAAACATTTATAAAGCTTCAGCAGCTATTCCCTCCAGTTTTCAAGGTAAACGACTAGATGGTCAAGGCAAGACTATGCTACCTGGATTAATTGATGCTCACGGTCATATCAAAGGATACGCTTTAGCAAAGCTACAAATTCATTTACGCAATTCAGCCTCAGCAGCCGACTCAGTTAAACGAGTGGTTGCTTATCGTGACCGCCATCCAAAACTAAAATGGTTGCAAGGACGTGGCTGGAACCAAGTGCTTTGGCCAGGTAAGCAATTCCCAACAGCCGCTATGCTCGATAAACAAATTAAGGATCGTCCTGTTTGGTTAAGACGGGTTGATGGTCATGCTGGCTGGGCCAATTCTAAAGCAATGCAAATAGCCGGTATTAGTCGTACAACACCTGACCCAGAGGGTGGCCAAATTATTCGCGATAGCAAGGGCAACCCTACTGGTACTTTTATTGATAATGCAATGGAACTTATTAGTCAGCATATCCCTGAAATTTCGTTGCAGGAAGAATTAACGCTGCTGCCGAAAGCATTGAGCCGCTTAGCTGAATTAGGCTTAACCAGTGTCCATGATGCTGGGATCAATAGTCAGACAGTTGCCGCCTATAAAACTCTGGCTAATCAAGCACAGCTCCCCATCCGGGTATATGCCATGCTCTCTGGCAGCGACAAGAACTTTAGTCAATTGCTTAAAGCAGGCCCGTTTGTAACTGCCAACGACTACTTAACCATTCGTAGTGTCAAGTTATTTTTTGACGGTGCTTTGGGTAGTCGTGGCGCTGCGTTACACGACAGCTATAGCGACAAGCACAACCATAAGGGTTTACTGCTTTATCCACCCAAACAGTTATTGCAATTAGCAAAACAAGCACAAAGCCAAGGCTTTCAGGTAAATATTCATGCCATTGGTGACCGCGGTAACAGTGAAGCATTGAATATTTTTCAGCAACTTAATCAGCTAGCCTCAAAACAAGTCTTTAGGCATCGCATAGAACACTCACAAGTCATTCAACTTAACGATATTCCCCGTTTTGCCCAACTCAATATCATTCCTTCCATGCAACCTATCCATGCAACCAGTGATAAAAACATGGCAGAAGATCGTTTGGGACCACAGCGGATTAAAGGTGCCTATGCATGGCGTAAACTGATTAATCATAATGCTCGTATTGCAGGTGGCTCTGACTTTCCAGTCGAGCCAGCAAACCCCTTTTATGGTGTCCATGCCGCTGTTACTCGCCAAGATCATAATAACCATCCCCAAAAAGGCTGGTACCCTGAAGAAAAGTTAACGGTGGCAGAAGCACTTAAGTTGTTTACCTATAATGCTGCTTACGCAGCCCATCAGGAAAATAAATTAGGTAATTTACGCCCAGGACATTGGGCTGACTTTGTTTTATTAGATCAAGATCCTTTCACCGTAGATAAGCAATCACTTTGGCGAATTCAAGTGACTGCAACCTGGGTGGCAGGAAAACCAGTTTACCAACAACCAACTACACAGCTGGCAAAACAATAG